GAAACTGTTCCTGTAATGTGAGTCTGCATGTCACTTTCCAGGACACGTCAGATGACTGGAGTGCATGTTcaaatggggggaaaaacacGCCAGTGTTTGCCTGGAAAAAGACTTTCTTGCATCAAGTTTTACAGGTGTTGGATACATGTGGATGCTGTAACTTTAGTCATTCTGTTCCTGGGACATCATCGCCGTAGCAGACTGTAATACATTTTAACAAATCCTTTGCTTTGAGATTCAGTAGTATATATGAGAGAGTTGTGACAAATATGCAAGAGTTGACAAGTGTAAAGACTTGAGTATGATGTGTTTAGATGGGACTCTTCCATCTGGGGTGAGACTTAATCCTATAGTCATTACACTGATAAAATATTCCAGGATTCAtttttgaaatttgtatttcagtcaCTCAGAGAAAGAACTATGTTAAGGTCGGGGGAGGTTATTGAAAACATCTTTGCTCTTGCCTCTGGCAAcctaattaatgtatttttttggcATTGAAAGCTGTTCTTTAAGGAAATAATTGCTGTTCTTTGggtgatttttttacttcatgtCAGTGAAAAAGGTAATTTTGTAGTACTTAATTTGACTATTTCAAAGTGAGGATCTCATTAAAATGCTGAGTGCACCATAAGTTTGGGGTGTGAACTTCCATGCATGTGTGTTTTTCCCTAATTGTATTCACTTGAGTATGCCACGTTGACCTTTCCGCTTGAGTTGCAGGTTTGTGACTTCTGGCTGCTAGTTCGGATTTTATTCAACTGGtttaaaagtttttccttaaaaaagaagTGTCAGTAGTGATTCTTTGGCTTCAcgctttttaaaagcagtgaaaagcCATGTTgcttttttagtatttcagcCTTAAAAGAGTTGAGCTAGTTTAGGTTAGCTCCATTTTCATCCCCCTAAACTTCATGGTAGAATTGCATTGTTCCatcttctgttgctgttgctgaaaCATCTATATTTTGAATCCTGTGTGTTAGGACTAGAACCTGCTGCTGTCTTAATGCCCTCGTCTGTAAACACAGATAAGACTGAGAGTAACTAAAAGTTATTACTGCTAAATGACCATTTGGTTGCTTTTGAAATGACTGATTTCTGGAGGGTATGTCCCTACTACTGTTGGGAGTTCGGTGATACAACAGTGTTGGTGAAATTTATCTGCTAGCAAAAGCTCGAATATATGGCAGTTTAGTTATACTCTTACTTCTGCTTGTACTGcttattttgttcagaaaataaagccataccaacaatattttttacatatttggGCTTAAGCCAAACAGGTATGACTGTACCGACAGACACTTTCAAGCATGTACTTGGCTTTGtgctattttctcctcttctagGGCACCTGGTTGGGAGGgaggggctgcagagagcacagaaaggtTTCCTTGTTCTTGGTTCCGGTGCCTGGCTGCCAGGAACAGCAGTTACAAGAAGTCCCGTGTCTCTGGGCTAGAGCATACTTGGTGCCAAAAGAATATTTGGGATTACAACTATTGGGACTCCAGTAaagattgatttatttttttgtttgtttgtttgctttttaaacatagtCTTACCTAGTCTGATTTGAGTTCCTCTGGGAGGGTCAATATTTGGTGTTTCTGGAAGCAGAAGCAACAAATCCTCttacattgtatttttcttctctttaggTGTTCTGTTGGAATATACGTCGTACATTTATGGCGATTCTGAGTGTGAGGGCAGACTTCTGCCAGGCCCAGCACAGCATCCTGGCTGACAAGTGAGCTGAGTGCAGGGGGTTCTACGTGCCATAATTACTTTGCCTTGCAGACTCCAGACACAGCGAACACACTCAAATATATGGGATATCTTCTGGACACTGGAAGCATATTCCTTTTACTGACTCTAGCAAAACTAAGCatcaagaaaacaaagtggAGAGAAAATCTGCCCTTACTTTTTTGCCTCACCAGTGCCTAAATGTAGAACAGGCTGCCTAGTCTTGCATGTAGTCAGAATTTTTGGAGTCTGAAGGATACCACCTGCAGTAATTGAGGCCGAAGTTGAATTCAAGCGGATTCTGAAGCAAACCTGCTTTTCTAGAAGCGAATTCTTTAAGGAACAAACACGTCAAAGCAAGCTCTGATCAATCCCAGGCATTTTAGTggtctttttaatgttttctgctgtgaaacGTTTCCAAggttattgatttttttttttaaattttatttttttggccCCTTACACATTTTGTTTGCCATTATGAACCGTCCAGCCCCCGTGGAAATTACTTATGAGAATATGCGTTTCCTGATCACTCACAACCCAACCAATGCAACCCTCAGCAAGTTCATAGAGGTAAGGCAGTCCGGTAAAGTATCATCCTTCTGTCCTTATATGCTCACAGTTTCTGTAGAAGTACTGAACAGTCATTCTTCACACCTGTTGCTCAGTGCTTTGGCTGTAATATGTTAACATGTTCCTTGAAACTTAAGGTGTTTTTATCTTTAACGTATTGTTCGCATTCTCTTGACAGTACGAGAAGAGAATCCACCGATTACTTTTTCCAAAAGTCTTGCATTCCTTTAATTGCAAGAGGCTGGATGAACTTCCATTTTAGAATACAAACACGCACCCTTGCCATCGTTCTTGTCCTGGTGTCTGAAGGACTGCATGTTCTACCATtctaaatcttatttttcattaaataatgcaATGCTTCTAATATATCGATCTATTGTTCATCTTTTGGCTTTTAAAGAAGTAGTTAACAGAATTGTAACTGGTTTCTGACCTTTCTTCTCCCTTAGAGTAGGATTAAGTGCAATACTTAAACGGATGTTTTAGTTTACAGGATGTGTTATCAAACTGCCCTACCGATCCCAGAGCTGTCAGAGCTTTCAGGTGCCAGAATTTATCCATGAAAAATGACATCTGCCTGGGTCGAACTAAGGGCAGAGTCGGTTACGATGGGCACGCTATTACTGGCACAATAAGATCTTTAATACGGCAAAATTTAatattcagttttctgaaaaagtaaCAGATGGTATCAACAGAGAAGTAGTAGTACAGTGTATTTCTGCATTCTAGTTTGCTCCAAACCTGCTGTTTCTTTGTGCCCTTATGTCTTATATTTAGAGgacttttattttgtgtatgcAGGTCTTTTTCATCCCAGAGAGATCCTGTCATCTGATACTGATGTCTGACTGTGGCTATTAACAGACTTCATCATTTAGCAGTGTGCTCTTCACCATGAATCTGCTCAGATATTAGTGGTTAATTTTGTCTGAAAGCCACATTCTTTTGGTCTTTATGTATTTCCCCCCCCATTATTGTGGactgtcttcctttttcaggAGTCTTGACTCTGGAATAGATATTATTGCTAATTGTTAGAAGTTGTAGTGATTCAGTCCAACAGGAGAGGAAATTCTGCTTGCTGTATGAACCTTCAAAGTGAACTGGAACAGCTTTTGTTTGATGTTCTGATTATTTATCTAGCACAGTGTGCTACTTATAGTGCATTACAAGGAAGCTAGAGTatggtggtgtgtgtgtgttctgttCCTCCCTGCCTCAAAATGTCAACACTGGCTGAAGCAAACAGTTCCAGGCTTCTatttaaagagaagaagaagCTGCTTGGAGAATATAAGcagctattttaattttgctcttaTATATGCAATTCTTTTCCACCTTGGCATTTCCCTAGAGAAGAAGAATTCAGAAGTTTCACATTTATTCCTGTCACTTGTAACCCTTGTCCTAATGTAGGCCATAAACCCCCCTTTCTGCGTTGGCCCTTGCTCCTTCATTGTGTAGTCACCTTGGAGCTGTGCGATAGTTGCGGTACTGCTAACTCTGTGTAAAATGTTTAGTTTTGTAGCTGATGTGAAGAATTAAAGAACTTTGTCAGTGTGCtcacatgttttcctttttcttaaaggaGCTGAAGAAGTATGGAGTGACAACCTTGGTGCGAGTTTGTGATGCCACTTATGATCAAGCTCCTATCGAAAAAGAAGGAATCCAGGTTCTAGTGAGTTGCCTTTAAAGCtgtctaaaaatgaaaaattacgTGTCTAGAAGTGGTGGGGATGACCTTCACGTTTTGGGCAAGAGTTTATGACTGTTTCAGATTGGCCAAAAGCAACGTCATCCCCAGCATCAGCTAAAGCTGGTTTTGAGAAACTCACTGTACTGTTGTGAAAGGTACTTGCTGATTCATTACTCTTGCCTCAGTGCTTTAGTTGGAATAGAAATGTCTATTCCTGGATTTCTGGATTTGTTGAGATATTTTGATGGCCTTTCAGTGACTAGTTCGATACTAATCCAGTGTTCAGCCTTGTGGTTCATACAACTcgtttttgtccttttctctaGATACAGCACTTCTTGGCTTTACTGTTGACCTTCTCAGGATGCAGATAAAACTCCCTTCTCTCGCTCTTTCAAAAAGTGCCACCTTTTGAGACTATGGCTGACGCATTGATATAGGCTTCCATTGACGGGCTGTGGCAGGGCCTCATCACTGCTCTCTTCTAAATGGAGCCTGGCTGCTGGTGGCTTCCCTGTTCAGCAGGTGGAATTCCTTAACTGCTACTCAGAGTTAACATTATGCAATGACTGACTAGATCGTCTAGTATTGCTTGGTGTTTTaggggaggtttttttaataggtgtGTGCTCATACTAAGCTTGCAGGCGGTATTTTTCCAGGCAATACTTCTGAATTATTCTAGTGTGTCAGATAGAATCAGTTTATTTTACTGGAGTGAGTAATACTCTGTTGTGAGGCCAGAAATTGCATCTTACCTTCTTGTTGCAGGTGGTCAGTCTTCTACTGCCTCTTAATTTTTATGGCTCAGTTGGAGGAAAACTTCTACAGTTTTCCATTAGGAGAAAAACTTGTATCCTGGCATATCTGTGAAAACTCCACGTACAGGTCAGTCAGGTTTCTTGGCTTCTGGCCCTAGTAAGCATTTACTCCAGTTCCAGGCAGCCACGTGTGCCTCAGTGTTGTTGGAAAAATCAGTCATTACAGGGCTACCAGTGCTCCTAGGGCTGCACTCTGGAATAGCATTTTTGTTCACTCTAGTGCTGTCTTGGAGTTGGACATCACAGCGTTTTCAGGCACGCTGCTGTGAAACCTCTAGCTGCGATACTCCTAAGGTTGCCACAGACTGAAAGGATTAAACTTCTGGTGTAGAAGCCTTCAGAGCCCTGATTTAAGCTGAGGCTTAGGAGTATTTCTGTGTTcctgtgccagagcagagatctgAGTTCTTCCTAGAAGACTTAGGACAGTGTTGCAGGtgtccagctctgctggggtgGCTGCCCTGTGAGGCCAGCTGACCTTGGCTCCTGCAGCTGTGAGCGAAATCCACCTTCCCCAGTCCGTGGCTGGGGCCCCCggggcagctgcaggagccGGGGAGTGCTCTGTGCTCTGGAGCCTGCGCTTCTGAAATAGTTCGGGGATTTTGGTTCtcaagaaattttaaaaacttggtGTTGGCTAGGTTTGAACTGAAAGCAGTTTTTTGAGGAAGCTTTTCTAAAAACTGGAAACAGTGTTTCCGCCAGCTCTGCTAAGCACAGTTCTGTTGGAGAGCCTTTCACTTTGAGTAACACATGCGAGAGTCTTGTCCCTGTACACATTTGCCTCGGCTAACAAGCCTCTCTGCATTTGGTATGTACCGGTTTGTAGTATTCCGCTgctgcagaagacaaaacagGAGAGAGCATAAATCCACCAGGCATCTGTTAAGGCTAACGGAAAGCAGGAGGTGACAGGGAAGGTTTGCTGCTAATGTCATCACTGATCCTGATGATCCCAGTCATGAGGTTGTCTTGTAATTTACTGTATTCTAATAGTGTTTTGCTATTTGAGATAAGCTTAACTAGTCACTGACACGACCACTTCTTGTATAGCTTTTCCTTCCTACAAATGCAtgctttttcaaagcagagtCCTGTTGCTGTTCAGAAATGGTATTGAATTACCAGCTGGCTGAGAAAATAACACGTCACTATTTAAAGCTAATATTTGCTTGCAAAAATAACATTCAGATTAAAAACACAGCCTGAGAGAGATTAGtgtctattttaaaactgttgagGTCAAAAGCGTAGTGAAACCCCTGAAAATGAGAGCATTTTAGCAAAGCCTGCTCTCATGCTGTGATACAGGATCATGTACTGGCAAGATGGGTAGAATGTGGCAGCTACAGAGTTCCTTTGGCAGATGGCACAGTGAGAAAGTAGAGAATTAGATGTTCCATGCTTGAGGTAGTACTATTGCATGCGCATGTTTATCAACAGAGATTAAATCCAGGAGACAGGAGGCGGGGATGGATTTAGTTTCTGTGGGCTTCTGCCGTTCTTACAGTTATGTTCATGTGTAAGGTCTTGTAACATAGAAACGTTACATCAGAAAAACTGGtagtttttttctggaagtatTTTGCACTGGCTGGCAACCAAGGAGGCTGCAGTACTTTTGTTCATCTTCAGGATTGAAGACACATTTCATTGTTTGGCTTCTATCAGTCCTTCATTTACTGTTCATCCCTGGATCAGACTTTCTTTACACTCTGTGCCCTCCAGAATGGCCACCACCTGAATCCTAGCAGGCAGTCAGGAGTGCCCGTGTTAGAGATGTGACTTCATTGCCATTTGATGTTTACTGCATCGCCGTGGGCTCTGGTACTGAAGGTGGGAAAGTTCCATGCTGGTATCCTGCGCAGATGCAGGCAGTTCTGGGAGTGTTCTGCCACTGTAACTTCAGCGCGAGTTGCTCATGGGTTTTGAAGAAAGGGTTCTTTGTCACCTTAAAGTCCTGTTACTGCTTCTTGGTCATCTCAGTTCTGCATTGCCAATCCTGCACTCATTGCTGACTGACAAACCCAGAGCTGTTCTGCTGAGCAAGGCTGCTCCAGATAAAGGGTAAATAAGAATAACCCTTTCTTGCCTGTCATCCTTCCCAGCTACTGCAGGGTGGCACAAAAGagctatatttttctgtttgtgcaatCTCAGTGCATCATCGTGGTTATTAATGACTGTTTTGGTCGTGGAGCTTGGCAGTTTGTTTTCTATGCTGTCCGACAGGAATTTGGAGGTGATGCTGGCAGAACTcataatcaggaaaaaaactgcagaacTTTGCTGCAATTACTCCTCTAGTCCCAGAATTATTCTTGTTCCTCGTTCTGGGCAGTGTCGCATGCAGCAGTGGTTTATCAGTGCTAATTTAGTGTCAGTGGTGTACCATTCCTGAGAAGGTGATGCTCTGTGGGGAAATGATGATTGTGGTTAATTCAGGCCAGCACAAGAGTTGTGTGGACATGATGGTTAACATGTAAGTTAAAGAAATGTAGTAAGCTCCTGTATTTGGTCTGAAGGAAAGGATTTAATTTAATCTAAAACTAGGACACAGAACTGACATGTAAATCCTGTTCTTTGCAAGGcagtttcaaaagaaagcatcttGCAATGGATAATGCCTCTTCTCTTGGCAGCCCATACACCTCTTCCTGGGACAGTGGATGACACTAGGCCTAAAATAATATAGCTAGCAGTGTGTGATTGAGTGGAAAATCTTGTAAAAGCCTTTTATTAGAAAGAAGTTTTACTTTATGATCTTGTTTCTATAGCCTTTTATTTTGTGGTGTTGTcccagatatttttaatttcccatttgctttagaaaaggAGTTCTCAGCGCTCTTCGGACTTTGTGTATCTTTCTGAATTAATCGCATATAAAGTTATTGCAGTAACTTcaagctttttggttttgtagttCCAAGATGCAGATTTCCAccctgcagctttttttaagTGCTAACACGCTTATAAGGTGCTCTTGGGCTGAGATCTGTGCTAAGCTGTACTTGCTATTCGGGAAGTATTAGGGTAGGAATAagtgcatttcaaaatgaaaagtctgGCTGTTTTTCCCTGTAGTTGTACTTGCTCTGATTTTCTGCGTCCTGCTTTCAGGCTTCAGAGAATGTTACTTCGTGTTAACCTGTTCTCAAGATACTACATGAAAGACTTGTTTCTAGCCGATAGGGAAGAAGGCGGCTCCTTTCAAAGCAATTTCCTTACTATTTGGAGAGGGGGTTGAATAGTATGAAACTCTGGCTATGAGTCTCTCTTGTAAAATGCGTTGCATTCGTCTAATGAAAAGTGCTAAATAACTActaagtattattttttcccttgcatcTAGGAGTGCTCTTTCTACAGCACTCCCTGTGTCTGAGAAGATTATAAAGCATGTGACATTGTGCTTGGTCGTGAAATGTAGGACATGTAGTACTCCACTTAGCACGAGTTCCAGGAGAGAGCTGTGACCTCGAGAAAATGGGAAGCTTCTCACATGTAATTTTGATTGACAGCCATGTTGATGATATTAAATGTGGCCTAGGAAGTTTTAAATGTCGGCTACCCCTTTAATAGGCAGAAATGTAATTGTAAATGTTGCTTAGTTGTTGACTCTGCCTCTGCCTAAGcactcttcttttttgcttgtgAATGTGTTGTTTTGACTTGAAAATACCCAGGTAATTTTAACTGTCTTGCTTATTGGATTCATGGCAGCTGGACAAGCTGATCCATTTGAGTTGTTATGAAGTACCTTCTCCTCTGCTGATCCCCTTGAATTGTTATGAAGTAGTGTCTCCTCTACAGAGTCTGAAGtacaaatagtattttaaaaggttgACACAACCACAGGCAAAAGTCTACAGAGTTCTCAtctttcaaatgtttatttgaaatgtctattgatttttacatgtttttaataaaatgagatttcaaGGGCagctatttttctaaaaattctaTACTACAAAGGAGTTAGTGTAGAGTTTTattgaaattttattaaaaagtgcAATTACATGGTGGTTAAACATTTAGTGTTGCATTATGATATTGACTTGCAAACTTCTGTGCAACCAGAAAAATACCCACTGTTCGTGTAATACGCACTTCTTGCTGAATGcagtattttccttctcccagtTATGGTTACCTTCCTGTTGATTATGGATTGAAATCTATATagctaatgtaatttttttttctttccttcaaaggACTGGCCATTTGATGATGGAGCACCACCTCCAAATCAGATAGTTGACGACTGGCTAAACCTGTTGAAAACCAAATTTCGTGAAGAGCCTGGATGCTGTGTCGCTGTTCACTGTGTTGCAGGGTTGGGAAGGTTAGTATTCCGCTGTCTTGTTTTTATACTGGACttaaagttaatttatttgtttgggaGGTAGGTCATGGAAGGTGTTAAGTAAATGCcacttgctctgttttctcccaAATAACActttaaagcagcagcatcaaGTTTGTGTCATTAAAGCAGGAGAGACTTATTGCAGCTTAAAAATCTTCCGTAATTTCATAACTCTGATCAAGGATGAGAGGAAAAACTTGGAGAGATTGTTTAGAACGCTTCTGTCAGTCATGAACGACACGAGCAGTTAGAGATGCTATTAATTTGAAAGTATATGTCTTTCTgctaaaacaataaaatctcTTGTGCTTCTTGACAAATGCAGTATACATGTATAGTACAATTTCTGAGGCTGTACagttggttttttaatttcctcctgttttcaACTGGTATGCCATTAAGCATttggtaataaaaaaaagcatttagaaaaacTGGTTCAATTACTTTCTTACTCTAAAGTGGCTTCACTTCATTTTCAAGAAGTTAGGCTTGTATTTCTTGCTCACATGCAGACTGATGTTTCTCTCCTCACCACTCAAAATATAACTTCCTTCTTTGGGAAGAACTTCCTTtcaagatgaaataaaaaaaaaagactgatttgGGAAAGCTAAATGCTACATTCATATTCCCAAATGTAATGTTACGTTCATGCTATGGGCTAGGAGGAAATGGAGCTTAAGTGTTAGTATTCTTACAATAACCACGGGACTGTTAATATTTAAGGATATGAATGAGTGGGCAAGAAAGGTGGATTAAAAGTCAAGTAAGCACAGAGTAGGAGTGTGTCAAGTTCTTAAATTTCCACCTCTAGAGAAGAAGAGATGGGGGAAATGAAGAGGTAGAGGGAGAAACGGCCAATATTTAAAGACACAAAGCCAAAAACCCAAGGCAATTAACATTTGTTTAtccatttctgctctgtttttatcTGAGGAACACCTTTAGGAAGGTGGCCACGTGTAACTCAAGTGATTTTTCAACTCTCCTGTTTCTTGCATAATATTGGGCCAAAGGGTATCAGAAGCTTCTCATCTTCTGTATGTCACATGAACACATGTTGTGTATCCATTCCTTATGGAAGacctttttgctgttgttctcAGACTGCTTCtggcagagggaaaagcaagagCTTTACAGATTTTCCTTTAATCTGGAAAACTGTCTACCTGTAGTAGGGAATTGAACTTCAACTATAGTAAAGAGagacagctttttttgttgttgttgttaaagtGACTTTTGAAGtttcaaattctttcctttggaaagtGAATAATTCTGTTTATGCAGGTGCAGCACAGCAGTGACAGTGAGAGTTGTTTCTCCTGAGCTATGGTTTTTATTAAGCCATGAGTACAAGTTGTCCAATTGCTAGCACCTGTTTTATCCTTCACTACTCTACTGTCAGAGGTGCCTGTTGCAACTGCATGTGTTCAGTGGGGTGAACATCAATCCAGGAGAAAGTCAGTGTGTACTGTGATTTCCGCTTGTTTGAAAAGCCAGCTCTTTACACTTAACCGATTTCCAAAATGTGGACCCCAAAGTAGAAAGTTTTACTCTCTTGTACATGGAACTGGGCGTTCCAGGGACagcatataattaaaaaaaaaacccaaaccaaaactatGTAAGTCATCTGTTCAGTGCTTCATAGATCTGTCTCGCGTACAGCTAAATCTACAGTGTCATAAGAAGCAAAATGCATGCAAGAGGTATTACACACTTGTtttagcaaagcagaaaattaggTTATAGTGAAATGAGAAATCATAAAAACCTAGAATTATTGTTTCACGCCCCAAACACTAAGGagctattgatttttatttttttgtgtgtgtgctggaagcagagctgtctactaaaagaaattttacattAGGTACTCAGAAGGCAAGTGTCTTCCTGTAGATAATGCTTATAGAGAAAATAGTTAAGCTATCTGTTTATAGATTAATTTGATGTATTTTGAGGGGTTCAATATATTGTTTCTCTAGATCTTCCTTAAATATTGATTTCTCCTTTAGGGCTCCTGTACTGGTTGCACTTGCTCTCATTGAATGTGGAATGAAGTACGAAGATGCAGTTCAGTTTATAAGGCAGTAAGTTAAACTTCCCCAGTCTCAAGAAATCTCTCCGTTTACGTTGTATTTGAACAGCGTGTGTCTTCAGCAAAGTTTGTTAgatttctgatttgttttctaGTAGCTATATCCTGACCATAATGGGCATGACTTTGACATTAATGCTGAAGCTTGTGCCCTTTCCTCTGTTCAGAGATGAGGATTAAAAGGTgatccctccttttttttctttttttttttttttttaaatctgagttTATATGTTAAGCCATTGACCTAAGAcgcaaagatttttttttttttcacttgagaggaaaaaatgtctaGGCTGGGGCTGTAAAAATCGTGGATGAATTGAACACGGACTAAATgctcctaattaaaaaaaaaaaaaaaaaattctagtgGTGTTGGGCTCCCAAGCAGAATTTCTGCAGCAAGGAGGTGAGCACCAGCACTCCTACAGGTGTTGTGGGTGAGTGTATTATCCACCCGGGAATTGTCAGCAACCACCTTGtctggaaaataacaaaactggTGAAGGATGAGACTGCAGAGCTCTGTTGATTCACTGATAATATCAGATCTTGAAATGAAGCCCAGCAGGTAAGATGATGTTGAATGAGCTTTGCCAAAAAAGCCGTTCATCCTTTTATGGATTCCCAGGGTCTTCAGTTATCTTTGTAAACTGTATTGCTGtcaacagatttttctgaatttttcctttcttaaattccttttttcttttcctgggtaCGGTACATTTTATACCGAGAAGCTCTTTTCCGAGAACCTCTTATATATTTGCATCTGAATGTCATGGTCTTACTAAGCTGATACAATAAGTGGCACATGCATCTGCAAGGAAAGGGTGACCTTGATGTTGTTCGGTGACTACTGCTGGTGATGGAAATAAACTCTCCCAATCCaagaaaatatgctgaaatTTGCTAACTGgattttgattttaatattgGCATGTAGGTGATGAACTGCATGTGCTGGCCTGGTTTATCCTTCCTCAAAGTGTCAGTGGATACGGAACCTAgccaaaatgctgttttgtagatacagaaaagctttgaaaCGAGGACTAATCTGCCTTAGAATATATACGGTGATTGAAGCAGTACTTTTTCCATTGATATTAGCCTTCATTCTCTTTGTTTTAGGAAAAGGAGGGGAGCTTTCAATTCCAAACAGCTGCTTTACCTTGAGAAATACCGACCTAAGATGCGATTACGCTTCAAAGATGCCAACGGTCACTGCTGtgttcaataaaaaaaaaatctcaaacgAAGGCAGAAGTTAGCATGGCTGTTTTCTGGACTCTTGGCACCTGGAAATGTGAATCTGGAATCAAACTACGTCATCAAATTAGTGGTGGAGTCAGTGCTCCTCAACCTCTGTCCTAATGGTGGTgatgattgaaaaaaaaaataaaaataaaaaaaaaattaagagaaacatttcagtgaagGATTGTTTTCTCCTTAAGCTGCAGTTTGAACACCTGCAAGgagaaaatcagtttctgaaccttctgtatttttcactttttaagaaaagaaataaagtaaattttatGTCTAAGGAAAACCAGCAGAGCATTGGCTTGTGCAGAAACTATTTTCTTGATTTGAGGAAAGTACCCCACAGTTAGGGCCTGATACATTAATCCTATGGGACTCTTTTAAATggagttgccttttttttttttttttttaaccttgctGGGACCTGGCAGAGAGACATGAGGAGGAGCCGTTGTTGCTGTATGGGAGCAGTCTGACAGCCTTAAGCCCAACCTGGGCGTATTCTAGAGATTCGGTGATGTCTGTGTTGTATGTCTACGTGGTGTTCAGACTCTGCAGGTGTGAAAAAACTTCCTGGTGGGCTTTAACAGAAGACTCCCTGCCTGGTATCTTTGGTGAATCTGCTAAAGGCCTTTTCTGATTGGTGGGAGATAGTGCTTTTAACTGTGTGAGGggctgtgtgtgtatgcatgtgtgcgtgattttgtgtgtgtgtatgtcactcttatttttccaaagaatttGGCTGAAATGTTAATTGTCTTTCTGTTGCTAGATAGAAAATCTATCCCGGCAGAAGACTGATGTTCAAAAGTGTCCTAGGTGAGCAAGGGGCAATTCAGACAAggacttaaaattaatttatctgtcataaggaagaagaaaaggctttttgctGCTGTCCAGATTCTCTGCCTTGCTGAACACAGTAAAGCAGGATTTGAGGGGAAGGTCTCATTTGTCTCATCCCTGAGGTAAAGATGGTATGCACACAGAAATGCGGTCCATGAATAAATGCCTAGTATGGGTATTTTCCCAGACTAGCCCTCATGTACAGTTCAGTTTAACCACTGATTgccttcttattttttttat
The Gymnogyps californianus isolate 813 chromosome 22, ASM1813914v2, whole genome shotgun sequence genome window above contains:
- the PTP4A2 gene encoding protein tyrosine phosphatase type IVA 2 → MNRPAPVEITYENMRFLITHNPTNATLSKFIEELKKYGVTTLVRVCDATYDQAPIEKEGIQVLDWPFDDGAPPPNQIVDDWLNLLKTKFREEPGCCVAVHCVAGLGRAPVLVALALIECGMKYEDAVQFIRQKRRGAFNSKQLLYLEKYRPKMRLRFKDANGHCCVQ